The Pelmatolapia mariae isolate MD_Pm_ZW linkage group LG10_11, Pm_UMD_F_2, whole genome shotgun sequence genome includes a region encoding these proteins:
- the LOC134635259 gene encoding claudin-4-like: MAVSCRQILGLVAAIIGVLGTIVICFLPLWKVSDFISADIATTYVIFEGLWVNCILLTTDEMECKEYDSMLTLPQDLQDARVLIVFAIIIQFFGIVLGVVGAKCTNFIPDARQKTKADIASGVLLLIAASLVALPVHWTTHAIVSDMFNPDLANDQRRHLGASLFIGWVSAGLLYLGGALLCCSFFCRNETECDVKSAHTNTKQQRSSRQRSTRNKKKVS; encoded by the coding sequence ATGGCAGTTAGCTGCAGACAGATTCTGGGTTTGGTCGCAGCCATCATTGGTGTTCTAGGGACAATAGTTATCTGTTTCCTCCCATTGTGGAAAGTCTCAGACTTCATTAGTGCTGACATTGCCACTACTTATGTGATCTTTGAGGGTTTGTGGGTGAACTGCATTCTGCTGACTACAGATGAGATGGAGTGCAAAGAGTATGATTCTATGCTCACCTTACCTCAAGACCTGCAGGATGCCAGAGTGCTCATCGTTTTTGCTATCATCATCCAGTTCTTTGGGATTGTGCTTGGTGTGGTTGGGGCCAAGTGCACCAACTTTATACCAGACGCAAGGCAAAAGACCAAAGCGGATATAGCTTCTGGAGTGTTGTTACTCATTGCAGCTAGCTTGGTGGCCCTGCCTGTCCACTGGACCACACACGCCATCGTAAGTGATATGTTCAACCCTGACCTGGCAAACGATCAAAGGAGGCATCTGGGAGCTTCACTCTTCATCGGCTGGGTGTCCGCAGGACTGCTATACCTGGGAGGAGCCCTTCTCTGCTGCTCCTTTTTCTGCAGGAATGAGACAGAATGTGACGTTAAATCTGCACATACTAACACTAAACAACAACGTTCATCTAGACAGCGTTCTACTAGAAACAAGAAAAAGGTTTCATGA